The window ATAATTGCTGGCATATACCACACATGGAGCAGCTGTTAGCATCTCTTGTTGGCAGTTTTGTTATAAGACTAAACCTGTATTTTTCTGCTTGATCTAATTGGCTTGCATCATACATTGGCTTTTCAAAATCGTCAAGCTCAACTGCGTCATGGTCAAGAAATCGTCTTACCGTCTTCATTGCATAATCTTCTGCAACTTGGAAATCTAAATCATTGGGGCGATTCGTAACGGCCGACCAGCCACTGTAGTTAAATGTATGTGCACCTAAAAATTCAGCTGTAGACACTAAAACAAAGTGTTGGTCCTCTAATAATTGTTTTATAAAATAATGCGCAGGGTCCTTACCAAATCCTCCATACGTAAAGAAAACGGAACATCTCATGCCTTTGCCGTCCAGTGTTCTTAACCATTCTCTACAAATACGTGGCGCTCTCATGGAGT is drawn from Vallitalea pronyensis and contains these coding sequences:
- a CDS encoding EFR1 family ferrodoxin (N-terminal region resembles flavodoxins. C-terminal ferrodoxin region binds two 4Fe-4S clusters.) codes for the protein MPSNVNKQRKHILLAYFSATGNTRKIAQVIHKKLKEHNISVTILDITSHSTREERLSLEQYDAVCFGFPIYSMRAPRICREWLRTLDGKGMRCSVFFTYGGFGKDPAHYFIKQLLEDQHFVLVSTAEFLGAHTFNYSGWSAVTNRPNDLDFQVAEDYAMKTVRRFLDHDAVELDDFEKPMYDASQLDQAEKYRFSLITKLPTRDANSCSMCGICQQLCPVHAMDMHTGIANNKCIACFRCIANCPDGVLHTNDISSSWDKKLAMHKMTEQTLEALESKLYF